CGGTCGTGGCACTTTTGCTTGTCCCAGCCCAGCAGGCGAGGAACGATGGTGATGTTTTCCTCGATGGTCATGTTGGGGAACAGACCGATTTGCTGGATGACATAACCGATGTTGCGACGCAGGGTCACCGGGTCGAGGTCGGTGGTGTCCTCGCCGTTGATCAGGATCTTGCCGGAGGTTGGCTTGATCAGGCGGTTGATCATTTTCAGCGTGGTGCTTTTGCCGCAACCCGAAGGCCCGAGGAATACGCAGATTTCGCCTTCGTTGACGGTCAGGCTTACCGAGTCCACGGCTTTTACGTCTTTGCCGTTGCTTTGGAAAGTTTTGCTGAGGTTTTGAAGTTCGATCATTTGAGCAGTCCTTTTGGAGTCAGCGAGCGTTGCAGCCATTGCAGAAGCAGGTCAGCGATGATGGCCAGAACACTGACGAGCACGGCGCCGACGATCAGCATCGACATGTCGCTACGGCTGATTGCAGCAAGAATAAGTACACCCAGACCGCCGGCACCGATGGTGGCAGCGATGGTCATTACACCGATATTCATCACCACGGCGGTGCGTACACCGGCCAGGATCACGGGTACCGCGATCGGCAGTTCAACCATGCGCAGGCGCTGGCCGAAGGTCATGCCGATGCCGCGTGCGGCTTCACGGATACCCGGCTCCACACCGGTGAGGGCCAGGAACGTGTTGCGCATGATTGGCAGCAGGGAATACAGGAACACCGCCGTGATGGCCGGCATCGGGCCAAGCCCCTGGCCGAACTTGGAATAGAACGGCAAGAGCAGGCCGAACAGGGCGATGGACGGAATGGTCAGCAGCACAGTGGCGCTGGCTTGCAGGGGGCCGGCCAGTGACGGGAAACGTGTCATCAGCACACCCAGCGGCACACCGATCAAGATCGCCAGAATCACGGCAATGCCGACCAGGGAGATGTGCTGCAAGGTCAGATGCAGTACTAGCGACCAGTCCATGTGGGAAAAGGCGTTTAAAAATTCCATGTCTTTTCCTTAGTTGAGTGGATGCTGGCGCAGGAAATCTGCGGCCACCGTGGAGGGGCTTTCGTGGTTCACGTCGACCCGCGCGTTGAGCTGGCGCATGGTTTCGTCGTCAAACAGATCAGCCAGCGGTTTGAGCAGCGCTTCCAGGTCCGGGTGGGCATCGAGATAGGCTTTGCTCACTACTGGCGCGGCGGTGTAGTCCGGGAAGTAATGCAGGTCATCGTCCAGCAGCTTGAGGTTGAAGGCACTCAAGCGACCGTCGGTGGTGTAAACCAGACCGGCAAACACCTGCCCGTTTTTCAAGGCGGTATAGACCAGGCCTGCATCCATTTGACGAATGTTGCGGCGCGTCAGGTCCATGTCGTACAGCTCGACCATGCCTTTCAAACCGTCGGAGCGGTTGGCGAACTCGGTATCCAGTGCCACCAGCTCGTTGCGGTTTTGCGGCTCACGCAGCGCCTTGTTCAAGTCGCTGATGCTGTTGATGTCCGGAAACTGTTTGGCCACGTTTTCTGGCAGCGCCAGGGCATAGGTGTTGCTGAACTTGGACGGGTGCAGCCAGACGAGTCCCTTTTTAGCGTCGAGTTCTTTAACGCGGTCGAAGGATTGTTGGCTGTCGAGTTTTTCGGTCACGTGGTTGTAAGCCACCAGTGACACGCCGGTGTACTCCCAGATCAAGTCCAGTTGCCCGGATTCCTGGGCACTGCGCGCCAGGCTACTGCCCAGTCCACCCGTCACTTGGGCGTTGTAGCCCTTGCTCTTGAGGTACTGCGCAGTAATTTCCGCGAGCAAGGTTTGCTCGGTAAAGACTCGCGCCCCAATCCGGATCAGGGGTTTTTCTGCGGCTTGAACAATTCCTGCGAACAGC
This genomic stretch from Pseudomonas deceptionensis harbors:
- a CDS encoding glycine betaine ABC transporter substrate-binding protein — encoded protein: MKKISLFLGCILLFAGIVQAAEKPLIRIGARVFTEQTLLAEITAQYLKSKGYNAQVTGGLGSSLARSAQESGQLDLIWEYTGVSLVAYNHVTEKLDSQQSFDRVKELDAKKGLVWLHPSKFSNTYALALPENVAKQFPDINSISDLNKALREPQNRNELVALDTEFANRSDGLKGMVELYDMDLTRRNIRQMDAGLVYTALKNGQVFAGLVYTTDGRLSAFNLKLLDDDLHYFPDYTAAPVVSKAYLDAHPDLEALLKPLADLFDDETMRQLNARVDVNHESPSTVAADFLRQHPLN
- a CDS encoding ABC transporter permease — its product is MEFLNAFSHMDWSLVLHLTLQHISLVGIAVILAILIGVPLGVLMTRFPSLAGPLQASATVLLTIPSIALFGLLLPFYSKFGQGLGPMPAITAVFLYSLLPIMRNTFLALTGVEPGIREAARGIGMTFGQRLRMVELPIAVPVILAGVRTAVVMNIGVMTIAATIGAGGLGVLILAAISRSDMSMLIVGAVLVSVLAIIADLLLQWLQRSLTPKGLLK